From Pseudomonas sp. G.S.17, the proteins below share one genomic window:
- a CDS encoding protease modulator HflK — MSEQGAINEQVERPPVNSPWLQASRLAFIALYGVTLLAALGWALSNVRQIDPQNRAVVLRLGALERIQNAGLLTAWPQPFEQVVLLPSADRVIERRVETLLRSFQAVQADRVASFAAPMSDALAGSGFLLTGDAGVVQLDVTVYYKVTDPYAFVLQGDHVLPALDRLVNRSAVALTAARDLDTILVARPELVTADSKAAERRERLRGDLVRGINQRLAELNATGVGIGIEVARVDVQSSLPTAAINAFNAVLTASQLADQAVANARNDAEKLNQSANQQADRTLQVAHAQASERLAKAQTDTATVTSLAQSIQNQSDPGLLQRIYRERVPKILGQAGSVTTVDPKDDSRLIIQGAEK, encoded by the coding sequence ATGAGCGAGCAAGGAGCCATCAACGAACAGGTTGAGCGGCCGCCAGTGAACAGCCCGTGGCTGCAAGCCAGTCGCCTGGCGTTCATTGCGTTGTATGGCGTGACCTTGCTGGCCGCGCTGGGCTGGGCGTTGTCCAATGTGCGGCAGATCGATCCGCAGAATCGCGCGGTGGTGTTGCGTCTCGGTGCGCTGGAACGCATCCAGAACGCCGGTTTGCTGACCGCGTGGCCGCAGCCTTTCGAGCAAGTCGTGTTGCTGCCTTCGGCGGATCGAGTCATCGAGCGTCGAGTGGAAACCCTGCTGCGTTCTTTCCAGGCGGTGCAGGCCGATCGGGTCGCGAGTTTTGCGGCGCCGATGAGCGATGCGCTGGCCGGTTCCGGTTTTCTGCTGACCGGTGACGCCGGTGTCGTACAGCTGGACGTCACGGTGTACTACAAGGTGACCGACCCTTATGCGTTCGTGCTGCAAGGCGATCATGTCTTGCCGGCGCTGGATCGCTTGGTCAATCGCAGCGCCGTGGCGCTGACTGCGGCCAGAGATCTGGACACTATTCTGGTTGCCCGCCCCGAGCTGGTCACCGCTGACAGCAAGGCTGCCGAGCGTCGGGAGCGTCTGCGTGGCGATCTGGTGCGCGGCATCAATCAGCGCCTGGCTGAACTCAACGCTACCGGCGTGGGCATTGGCATCGAAGTGGCGCGGGTCGATGTGCAATCGAGCCTGCCCACGGCGGCGATCAATGCCTTCAACGCTGTGCTGACTGCCAGCCAGCTCGCGGATCAAGCCGTCGCCAACGCGCGCAACGATGCGGAAAAGCTCAATCAGTCCGCCAATCAACAAGCTGACCGCACATTGCAAGTCGCCCATGCACAGGCTTCGGAACGTCTGGCCAAAGCTCAGACCGACACCGCCACGGTGACCAGCCTCGCGCAGTCGATTCAAAACCAGAGTGACCCCGGTTTGCTGCAACGCATCTATCGCGAACGGGTGCCGAAGATTCTCGGTCAGGCCGGTTCGGTAACCACGGTCGATCCCAAAGACGATTCCCGCCTGATTATTCAGGGAGCAGAAAAATGA
- a CDS encoding heavy metal translocating P-type ATPase — MTGEAVHDHSHAAPQPAGSMLSGAEQRSAARQLTLAMLALGLLGLGLVWRFVAPEQTGVSQLLLGAASLLVAIPVVSAGWHSLRHPSLHGITDQLIALAMLGAWATGDLMTAALLPIIMIFGHVLEERSVIGSQEAIQALGRLTRSHARLIDVDGSIREVDNSTLVAGDQVEVRAGDRVPADGLVISGQASLDTAPITGESVPLEARAGIEVFGGAINLDGLLRIEVTRIGNESTLGKVIALMQSAERSKPPITRLLERYAGSYMVLVLLIAAVTWFITNNAQAMLAVLVAACPCALVLSAPATAIAGIAVAARHGILIRSSAFLEELADLTSLVVDKTGTLTFGTLRLESVQAVGAERADLLPLAASLGSASSHPVSRALAGLVGKDQLLALSDIRERQGLGVIAFTEHGEAALGRPELFEQLNIATSAVPNHDGPIAGLAMDGVFLAWLLLADSLKPEARFALAELRELGMGRQLLLTGDRKTVADSLALEVGIADVESQALPEDKLTRVRGEIASGFRPMVVGDGINDSLALKAGVVGVAMGAGGADIALASADIVLIGSDLRRLGTCVRLSRQCRRTLQVNVIIGLGWTLAIVAFAAFGLLGAAGAMVAAILHNLSTLLVLGNAGRLLRFQEPLLKLDTTPQA; from the coding sequence ATGACTGGCGAAGCCGTTCACGATCACAGCCATGCCGCGCCGCAACCGGCGGGGAGCATGCTCAGCGGTGCGGAACAACGCAGCGCGGCCCGGCAACTGACGTTGGCGATGCTCGCCCTGGGTTTGCTTGGGCTCGGGTTGGTCTGGCGATTTGTGGCACCGGAACAAACCGGCGTCAGTCAATTGCTGCTGGGTGCGGCCTCCTTGCTGGTGGCGATTCCCGTGGTCAGCGCCGGATGGCACAGCCTGCGTCATCCGAGCCTGCACGGCATCACCGATCAACTGATCGCGCTGGCGATGCTGGGTGCCTGGGCAACCGGTGATTTGATGACCGCTGCCTTGTTGCCGATCATCATGATCTTCGGCCACGTGCTGGAAGAACGCAGCGTGATCGGCTCCCAGGAAGCGATTCAGGCGCTGGGGCGTTTGACCCGCAGCCACGCGCGGCTGATCGACGTCGACGGCAGCATTCGCGAAGTGGACAACTCGACGCTGGTGGCCGGGGATCAAGTGGAAGTTCGCGCTGGGGATCGTGTGCCCGCTGACGGTCTGGTGATTTCCGGACAGGCCAGTCTCGACACCGCGCCGATCACCGGCGAGTCCGTGCCGCTGGAGGCGAGGGCGGGCATCGAAGTGTTCGGCGGCGCGATCAATCTCGACGGCTTGCTGCGCATCGAGGTGACACGCATCGGCAATGAATCGACGCTGGGCAAAGTGATCGCGCTGATGCAAAGCGCGGAGCGCTCCAAGCCGCCGATTACCCGGCTGCTGGAACGCTACGCCGGTAGTTACATGGTTTTGGTGTTGCTGATTGCCGCCGTGACCTGGTTCATCACCAACAATGCCCAGGCAATGTTGGCGGTATTGGTGGCGGCTTGTCCGTGCGCCCTGGTGTTGTCGGCCCCGGCGACGGCCATTGCAGGCATTGCCGTTGCCGCGCGTCACGGGATTCTGATTCGCAGCTCGGCATTTCTCGAAGAGTTGGCCGATCTGACTTCGTTGGTGGTGGATAAAACCGGCACGCTGACGTTCGGCACGTTGCGCCTTGAATCCGTGCAGGCGGTCGGTGCCGAGCGTGCGGACTTGTTGCCCCTTGCGGCGAGTCTTGGCTCGGCCAGCAGCCATCCGGTCAGCCGCGCGCTGGCTGGTTTGGTGGGCAAGGATCAACTGCTGGCACTGAGCGATATTCGTGAGCGGCAAGGCTTGGGCGTGATCGCGTTCACGGAACACGGCGAAGCTGCGCTGGGCCGTCCCGAGCTGTTCGAACAGCTCAATATCGCCACTTCAGCCGTGCCCAATCACGACGGACCTATCGCTGGCCTGGCAATGGACGGGGTGTTCCTTGCCTGGCTATTGCTCGCCGACAGCCTCAAGCCCGAAGCGCGTTTTGCCTTGGCTGAGCTGCGGGAGCTGGGTATGGGCCGGCAACTGCTGCTGACCGGGGATCGCAAAACCGTGGCCGACAGTCTGGCCCTGGAGGTCGGCATCGCCGATGTGGAATCCCAGGCGCTGCCGGAAGACAAACTCACCCGGGTACGCGGCGAAATCGCCAGTGGTTTCCGGCCCATGGTGGTGGGCGACGGGATCAATGATTCGCTGGCCCTGAAAGCCGGAGTGGTCGGCGTGGCGATGGGCGCGGGCGGTGCCGATATCGCGCTGGCATCGGCTGACATCGTGCTGATCGGCAGCGACCTGCGCCGCCTGGGCACTTGCGTGCGCTTGAGCCGTCAGTGTCGGCGAACCCTGCAAGTCAACGTGATCATCGGCCTGGGCTGGACGCTGGCCATCGTTGCGTTTGCCGCCTTTGGTCTGTTGGGCGCGGCAGGAGCGATGGTCGCCGCCATTCTGCACAATCTGAGTACGCTTCTGGTGCTGGGCAACGCGGGCAGATTGTTGCGTTTTCAGGAGCCGCTACTAAAGTTGGATACGACGCCACAGGCCTGA
- the cfaB gene encoding C17 cyclopropane fatty acid synthase CfaB has translation MLAQLPPALQNLHLPLRLKLWDGHELDLGPAPSVTIVVKDPRLVSEFTHPSLDLLGSAFVEGRLEMEGSISEVVRVCDELSQALLDDEDGEFHSSTQHDKATDAASISYHYDLSNEFYQLWLDKEMVYSCAYFKTGEESLEQAQQDKFHHLCRKLRLKPGEYLLDVGCGWGGLARFAAREYGVKVFGITLSREQLALGRERVKAEGLQDKVDLQLLDYRDLPQDGRFDKVVSVGMFEHVGHANLELYTQRLFGAVREGGLVMNHGITAKHTDGRPVGRGAGEFIGRYVFPNGELPHVSQISAHISQAGLEVVDVESLRLHYAKTLEHWSSRLEANLDRATAMVSEQTLRIWRLYLAGCSYAFARGWINLHQILAVKPYTDGRHELPWTREDLYR, from the coding sequence ATGCTCGCGCAACTTCCACCGGCCTTACAGAATCTTCATCTACCGCTGCGCCTCAAGCTCTGGGACGGCCATGAGCTGGATCTGGGACCCGCGCCCAGCGTCACCATCGTCGTCAAGGATCCCCGGCTGGTTTCCGAATTCACCCATCCAAGCCTCGACCTGCTCGGCAGTGCGTTCGTCGAAGGGCGGCTGGAGATGGAAGGCTCGATCAGCGAAGTGGTGAGGGTCTGCGACGAACTCAGCCAGGCGCTGCTTGACGATGAAGACGGCGAGTTCCACTCGTCGACTCAACACGACAAAGCCACCGATGCCGCGTCGATTTCTTATCATTACGACCTCTCCAATGAGTTCTACCAGCTGTGGCTGGACAAAGAGATGGTCTATTCCTGCGCCTACTTCAAGACCGGCGAAGAATCGCTGGAGCAGGCGCAGCAAGACAAGTTTCATCACCTGTGCCGCAAGCTGCGGCTCAAGCCCGGCGAGTACCTGCTGGATGTCGGTTGCGGCTGGGGCGGGCTGGCGCGTTTCGCCGCGCGCGAGTACGGCGTGAAAGTGTTCGGCATTACCTTGAGCCGCGAGCAACTGGCGCTGGGCCGCGAACGCGTAAAAGCCGAAGGCTTGCAGGACAAGGTGGATCTGCAATTGCTCGATTATCGCGACCTGCCCCAGGACGGTCGCTTCGATAAAGTCGTCAGCGTCGGCATGTTCGAGCACGTCGGCCACGCCAACCTTGAGCTGTACACGCAACGGCTGTTTGGTGCGGTGCGCGAAGGCGGGCTGGTGATGAATCACGGGATCACCGCCAAGCACACCGACGGCCGTCCGGTTGGGCGGGGCGCTGGTGAGTTCATCGGTCGCTATGTGTTTCCTAATGGCGAGTTACCGCACGTGTCGCAAATCAGCGCCCACATCAGTCAGGCGGGCCTGGAAGTGGTGGACGTGGAAAGCCTGCGCCTGCACTACGCCAAGACGCTGGAACACTGGAGTTCGCGCCTGGAAGCCAACCTCGACCGAGCCACCGCGATGGTGTCCGAGCAAACCCTGCGGATCTGGCGGCTGTACCTGGCGGGTTGCTCCTACGCGTTTGCCCGCGGCTGGATTAACCTGCATCAGATCCTCGCGGTAAAACCGTATACCGATGGCCGACATGAACTGCCGTGGACGCGGGAGGATCTTTATCGGTAG
- the cls gene encoding cardiolipin synthase, which produces MDYHSPYFFGYVLGFIHLVGVGAAIHALLTVRTAQGAIAWAMPLLFIPYVALIPYLVFGRSSFDAYIKARRQANDEMRTAIGDLNWRPWIEEAVAARRSEAYASLRAMPKLGRMPALANNEVKLLINGDATFDAIFAAIGQAKDTVLIQFFIIHDDELGRRLQNLLLEKAAEGVAIYVLYDRIGSHALPGSYSDKLRTGGVQIKAFATRSGWLNRFQINFRNHRKIVVVDGTRGFVGGHNVGDEYVGLKPPLAPWRDTHVQVLGPVVACLQESFAEDWFWATRELPPLSLPESYPEDGVLCQLLASGPADAQETCSLFFVEAIHAATERVWITSPYFIPDEAVSAALRLAVLRGVDVRLLLPSRPDHYIVYLASSLFAFEAVRAGVRVFRYLPGFLHQKVVLVDNEISAIGSANLDNRSFRLNFELMLLTVDSEFASEVEHMLNDDFAQAHEISIKESRETHHLQQLGMRIARLISPIL; this is translated from the coding sequence ATGGATTATCACAGCCCGTATTTCTTCGGCTATGTCCTTGGATTCATCCATCTGGTTGGAGTTGGTGCAGCCATTCATGCACTGCTGACGGTCCGCACCGCACAGGGCGCCATCGCCTGGGCCATGCCACTGCTGTTCATCCCCTACGTCGCGTTGATTCCCTATCTGGTGTTTGGCCGCAGCTCGTTCGACGCCTACATCAAGGCGCGACGCCAGGCCAACGATGAGATGCGGACTGCAATCGGTGATCTGAACTGGCGGCCGTGGATTGAAGAGGCTGTGGCCGCGCGCCGTTCAGAAGCGTATGCATCCCTGCGCGCCATGCCCAAGTTGGGACGCATGCCCGCGCTGGCCAACAACGAAGTGAAGCTGCTGATCAATGGCGACGCAACCTTCGACGCGATCTTCGCTGCCATCGGTCAGGCCAAAGACACCGTGCTGATTCAGTTCTTCATCATTCATGACGACGAACTGGGCCGCAGGTTGCAGAATCTGTTGCTGGAAAAAGCCGCCGAAGGCGTGGCGATCTATGTGCTCTACGACCGCATCGGCAGTCATGCCTTGCCCGGCAGCTATAGCGATAAATTGCGCACTGGTGGCGTACAGATCAAAGCTTTCGCGACGCGCAGCGGTTGGCTGAACCGTTTCCAGATCAACTTCCGCAACCATCGCAAGATAGTCGTGGTCGATGGCACCCGAGGTTTTGTCGGCGGTCATAACGTCGGCGACGAGTACGTCGGTCTCAAGCCACCGCTCGCACCGTGGCGCGACACGCATGTGCAAGTGCTCGGTCCGGTCGTGGCCTGTTTGCAGGAATCGTTTGCCGAAGACTGGTTCTGGGCCACGCGAGAATTGCCGCCCCTGAGCCTTCCCGAGTCGTACCCGGAAGACGGCGTGCTCTGTCAGTTACTCGCCAGCGGGCCGGCTGACGCCCAGGAAACCTGCTCGCTGTTCTTTGTCGAAGCCATTCATGCGGCGACAGAACGGGTGTGGATCACCAGCCCATATTTCATTCCGGATGAAGCGGTGTCGGCGGCATTGCGCCTGGCGGTGCTGCGCGGTGTGGACGTGCGGTTGTTGCTGCCTTCGCGCCCCGATCACTACATCGTGTACCTCGCCTCAAGCCTGTTTGCATTTGAAGCGGTGCGCGCTGGGGTTCGGGTGTTTCGTTACTTGCCGGGATTCCTGCATCAGAAAGTGGTGCTGGTGGACAACGAGATCAGCGCCATCGGCAGCGCCAATCTGGACAACCGTTCTTTCCGGCTGAATTTCGAATTGATGCTGCTGACGGTGGACAGCGAGTTCGCCAGCGAAGTGGAGCACATGCTCAACGACGACTTCGCCCAGGCTCATGAAATATCCATTAAGGAAAGTCGTGAAACGCACCATCTGCAGCAACTGGGCATGCGCATCGCACGCTTGATTTCGCCGATTCTGTAA
- a CDS encoding DUF3617 domain-containing protein: MNKPMLALICCLAAPLAQAQMLQPGLWELTSSNMLVDGQPLPDLQLMLGQLQNLPPEQRAMMERMMEKQGVTLGGKGVRFCLTEAQVKSDDVPLTDPKSGCNQQVTARNGKNWNFKFSCPKAQGTGQAQFLSDREFTTKVIGTFNATGQQQNGSMDTRAVWLGQQCGAVKPRT, from the coding sequence ATGAACAAACCCATGTTGGCGTTGATCTGTTGTCTGGCGGCGCCGCTGGCGCAAGCCCAAATGCTGCAGCCGGGACTCTGGGAGCTGACTTCCAGCAATATGTTGGTCGACGGGCAGCCACTGCCGGACCTGCAATTGATGCTTGGTCAACTGCAAAATCTGCCGCCTGAGCAGCGCGCCATGATGGAACGCATGATGGAAAAACAAGGCGTAACACTGGGCGGCAAAGGCGTGCGCTTTTGTTTGACTGAGGCCCAGGTCAAGTCCGACGACGTCCCGCTGACTGATCCAAAATCTGGCTGCAACCAGCAAGTGACAGCGCGTAATGGCAAGAACTGGAACTTCAAGTTCAGCTGTCCAAAAGCGCAAGGCACCGGGCAGGCGCAGTTCCTCAGTGATCGCGAGTTCACCACCAAGGTGATTGGCACGTTCAATGCCACCGGCCAGCAGCAGAACGGCAGCATGGATACGCGCGCAGTCTGGCTCGGTCAGCAGTGTGGCGCGGTCAAGCCGCGTACCTGA
- the folE2 gene encoding GTP cyclohydrolase FolE2: MNVATLPDIAAQASRKALPLDWVGMCGIALPILMDGKRLSAKADVGVSLDDGAARGIHMSRLYLALEKLENENLTPASVRRLLERFLQSHEGLSNNAYLNIHLEPLLKRPALVSALTGWKAYPISIFASLKSGMFHVELKIDVSYSSTCPCSAALARQLIQQQFIEDFPGKQLESATVLEWLGSTEGIVATPHSQRSTAQIQVQLNEFVDEFPTLQLIDQAEAALGTAVQTAVKRADEQAFALANGQNLMFCEDAARRLHRTFKRNPALKGFTLKVIHAESLHAHDAVAQSSWNWFSA; the protein is encoded by the coding sequence ATGAATGTTGCGACACTTCCGGATATCGCCGCCCAGGCCTCAAGAAAAGCCCTGCCACTGGATTGGGTCGGCATGTGCGGCATCGCTCTGCCTATCCTGATGGACGGCAAACGCCTGAGTGCCAAAGCCGACGTGGGCGTCAGTCTGGATGATGGTGCTGCTCGTGGGATTCATATGTCCCGGCTGTATCTGGCGCTTGAAAAGCTGGAGAACGAAAACCTGACGCCCGCGTCCGTGCGCCGGCTGCTTGAGCGTTTTCTGCAGAGCCATGAAGGGCTTTCAAACAATGCCTATCTGAACATTCACCTGGAACCGCTGCTCAAACGACCAGCGCTGGTCAGTGCGCTGACAGGCTGGAAAGCCTATCCAATCAGTATCTTTGCCAGCCTGAAAAGCGGAATGTTCCACGTGGAACTAAAAATTGACGTGAGTTATTCATCGACCTGCCCTTGCTCGGCAGCGCTGGCGCGTCAGCTGATTCAGCAGCAGTTCATCGAGGATTTTCCGGGTAAGCAGCTTGAATCAGCCACAGTGCTGGAATGGTTAGGCAGTACCGAAGGGATAGTTGCGACGCCGCATAGCCAGCGCAGCACTGCGCAGATTCAGGTGCAACTCAATGAATTTGTTGATGAATTTCCGACGCTTCAGTTGATTGACCAAGCGGAAGCAGCGTTGGGAACAGCGGTGCAGACGGCAGTAAAGCGTGCTGATGAGCAAGCGTTTGCCTTGGCGAATGGGCAGAATTTGATGTTCTGCGAGGATGCAGCGCGACGGCTGCATCGAACGTTCAAGCGCAACCCGGCGCTCAAAGGCTTCACTTTGAAGGTCATCCACGCCGAGAGCTTGCATGCTCACGACGCGGTGGCCCAGAGTTCGTGGAACTGGTTCAGCGCCTGA
- a CDS encoding N-acetylmuramoyl-L-alanine amidase: protein MHRRQVLLNLLLASAALALPLGTYAAQIRSATGAPRPPPQPSPLLDKAHSKRDVMVVIDPGHGGKDPGAVGAKGEREKDVVLSIAQLLAKRIKREKGFDVRLVRNDDFFVPLRKRVEVAHKYNADIFISIHADAAPRLTASGASVYALSEGGATSATARFMAQRENGADLLGATSLLSLKDKDPMLAGVILDMSMNATIAASLQLGNTILGSLADITTLHQKRVEQAGFAVLKSPDVPSILVETGFISNVRDSQRLVTARHQQAVADGLFAGLQRYFQRNPPADSYVAWQQAQKAGQV, encoded by the coding sequence ATGCATCGACGCCAAGTTTTGCTCAATCTCTTACTGGCCAGCGCTGCGCTGGCTTTACCCTTGGGGACTTATGCCGCGCAGATTCGATCCGCAACGGGCGCGCCTCGACCCCCGCCGCAGCCGTCGCCGTTGCTCGACAAGGCCCATTCCAAACGCGACGTCATGGTGGTGATTGATCCCGGTCACGGCGGTAAGGATCCGGGCGCGGTGGGCGCCAAAGGCGAGCGTGAAAAAGACGTGGTGCTGTCCATTGCCCAGCTGCTGGCCAAGCGCATCAAGCGTGAAAAAGGCTTCGACGTGCGTCTGGTGCGCAACGATGATTTCTTCGTGCCGCTACGCAAACGCGTGGAAGTTGCGCACAAATACAACGCCGATATCTTTATCTCGATCCACGCCGATGCCGCGCCCCGGCTCACCGCATCCGGCGCTTCGGTGTATGCCTTGTCGGAAGGCGGCGCGACGTCGGCCACGGCCCGCTTCATGGCGCAGCGGGAAAACGGCGCGGACTTGCTGGGCGCTACCAGCCTGCTGAGTCTCAAGGACAAGGACCCGATGCTCGCCGGGGTGATTCTCGATATGTCGATGAACGCCACCATCGCCGCCAGCCTGCAACTGGGCAATACCATTCTCGGCAGCCTGGCGGACATCACCACGCTGCACCAGAAACGCGTCGAACAGGCCGGGTTCGCCGTACTCAAGTCGCCGGATGTGCCGTCGATCCTGGTGGAAACCGGGTTTATCTCCAACGTTCGCGACAGCCAGCGGCTGGTCACCGCGCGTCATCAACAAGCGGTGGCTGACGGGTTGTTCGCCGGGCTGCAGCGCTATTTCCAACGCAATCCGCCGGCTGATTCGTATGTGGCGTGGCAGCAGGCGCAGAAAGCGGGGCAGGTGTAG
- the zigA gene encoding zinc metallochaperone GTPase ZigA, whose translation MPNRLPVTVLSGFLGAGKSTLLNYVLRNRDNLRVAVIVNDMSEINIDGSEVQRDVSLNRAEEKLIEMSNGCICCTLREDLLEEVSRLAQDGRFDYLLIESTGISEPLPVAETFTFRDEAGKSLANMARLDTMVTVVDGVNFLLDYQAAESLASRGQTLGEDDERSITDLLIEQIEFADVILISKIDLISSSERQELMAILQRLNAQAEIIAMVMGEVPLAKILNTGRFDFERASLAPGWLKELRGEHVPETEEYGIASTAYRARRPFHPERFFSFIDREWTNGKLLRSKGFFWLASKPKDAGSWSQAGGLMRHGFAGRWWRFVPAVQWPEDEESNAAIMQTWSSQTGDCRQELVFIGQNIDFAQLTAELDNCLLTDAEMALGIDCWGELPDPFGSWHEEQSA comes from the coding sequence ATGCCAAATCGTCTTCCCGTTACTGTGCTGTCCGGCTTTCTTGGCGCGGGCAAAAGTACCTTGCTCAATTACGTGCTGCGCAATCGCGATAACCTGCGGGTGGCGGTGATCGTCAACGATATGAGCGAGATCAACATCGATGGCAGCGAAGTTCAGCGTGATGTCAGCCTGAACCGTGCCGAAGAAAAACTGATCGAGATGAGCAACGGCTGCATTTGCTGCACCTTGCGCGAAGACTTGCTGGAAGAAGTCAGCCGCCTGGCTCAGGACGGGCGTTTCGATTACCTGCTGATCGAATCCACGGGGATTTCCGAACCGCTGCCCGTGGCGGAAACCTTCACCTTCCGCGACGAGGCGGGCAAGAGCCTGGCGAATATGGCGCGCCTGGACACCATGGTTACGGTGGTCGACGGGGTCAATTTCCTGCTCGATTACCAGGCCGCTGAAAGTCTGGCGAGTCGCGGACAAACCCTGGGCGAGGATGACGAACGCTCGATCACCGACCTGCTGATCGAGCAGATCGAATTCGCCGACGTGATCCTGATCAGCAAGATCGACTTGATCAGCTCCAGCGAACGTCAGGAGTTGATGGCAATTTTGCAGCGCCTCAATGCCCAGGCGGAAATCATTGCCATGGTCATGGGCGAGGTTCCACTGGCAAAAATCCTCAACACCGGTCGTTTCGATTTTGAACGCGCTTCCCTGGCGCCGGGCTGGCTGAAAGAGCTGCGCGGCGAGCATGTGCCGGAAACCGAAGAATACGGCATCGCGTCCACGGCTTATCGCGCACGTCGGCCGTTCCACCCCGAGCGGTTTTTCAGCTTCATTGATCGCGAATGGACCAACGGCAAGCTGCTGCGCTCCAAGGGTTTTTTCTGGCTGGCCAGCAAGCCCAAGGACGCGGGCAGTTGGTCTCAGGCTGGCGGGTTGATGCGTCACGGGTTCGCCGGTCGCTGGTGGCGTTTTGTGCCTGCTGTGCAATGGCCGGAGGACGAAGAAAGCAACGCCGCGATCATGCAGACCTGGAGTTCGCAAACCGGCGACTGTCGTCAGGAATTGGTTTTTATTGGCCAGAACATTGACTTCGCTCAGCTCACGGCCGAGCTGGACAATTGTTTGCTGACCGACGCGGAAATGGCACTCGGAATCGACTGCTGGGGTGAGCTGCCGGACCCGTTTGGTTCGTGGCATGAAGAGCAGAGTGCTTGA
- a CDS encoding NADH:ubiquinone oxidoreductase: protein MRVIKRPLWLALMLLAMTSNQVLAQACLVHSQAERLDVKVCQENRNIPEKLFKDGFCQPQLAGQKIDVTYSEQCPAGAFGVCSNAQVANMPYRENIHYYGVASDAHYLKPFCEGQSQGQWLVP from the coding sequence ATGCGCGTGATCAAACGGCCGTTGTGGCTGGCATTGATGCTGTTGGCAATGACGTCGAATCAGGTCCTGGCCCAGGCGTGTCTGGTGCATAGCCAGGCCGAGCGGCTCGATGTGAAAGTCTGCCAGGAAAACCGCAACATTCCGGAAAAACTCTTCAAGGATGGCTTCTGCCAGCCGCAACTGGCCGGTCAGAAAATCGACGTCACCTACTCGGAGCAATGCCCGGCGGGGGCTTTCGGCGTGTGCAGCAACGCGCAAGTCGCCAATATGCCTTATCGCGAGAACATTCACTATTACGGCGTCGCCAGCGATGCGCACTACCTCAAGCCGTTTTGCGAAGGGCAAAGTCAAGGGCAGTGGTTGGTGCCGTAA
- a CDS encoding GTP-binding protein, which yields MLQNIPTHVIGGPLGAGKTSLIKHLLAQKPVHERWAILINEFGQIGLDAALLATAADGISLGEVAGGCLCCVNGAPFQIGLGRLLRKSRPDRLLIEPSGLGHPAQLLKQLRESPWQGVLAVQPSVMVLDSASLAKGQTLPASQREALADAGLLVLNKSAQLSEADRQRIVGGLPNRPIFWTEQGALPLSELPGVDQQAAVDNSAVEKLVLPKSLAQMPAIWTDPRQPICLSQSQTEGWSIGWRWHPSQCFDLTRIQQWLEDLAWRRAKLVIHSPAGWFSANSLQGAAVEWNISEWRKDSRLELIFSEPQDEARLQAQLAACLL from the coding sequence ATGCTGCAAAACATCCCGACCCACGTCATCGGCGGCCCTCTGGGCGCCGGCAAGACCAGCCTGATCAAGCATCTTCTGGCGCAAAAGCCGGTGCATGAACGCTGGGCGATCCTGATCAATGAGTTCGGTCAGATCGGCCTGGATGCCGCGCTGCTCGCCACGGCCGCAGATGGTATCTCACTTGGCGAAGTGGCTGGTGGCTGCCTTTGTTGCGTGAACGGCGCGCCATTCCAGATTGGGCTGGGTCGTTTGCTGCGCAAATCCAGGCCGGATCGGTTGTTGATCGAGCCTTCCGGTCTCGGTCACCCGGCGCAATTGCTCAAGCAGTTGCGCGAATCACCGTGGCAAGGCGTGCTGGCTGTGCAGCCGAGCGTGATGGTGCTTGATTCGGCGTCGTTGGCGAAGGGCCAGACGCTGCCGGCCAGCCAGCGGGAGGCTCTGGCGGACGCGGGTTTGCTGGTGCTGAATAAGTCCGCGCAATTGAGTGAGGCCGACCGACAGCGCATTGTCGGGGGATTGCCAAATCGCCCGATATTCTGGACTGAACAGGGCGCGCTGCCGCTTTCGGAGCTGCCCGGCGTCGATCAGCAAGCGGCTGTGGATAACTCTGCTGTGGAAAAACTGGTGCTGCCTAAAAGCCTGGCGCAGATGCCCGCGATCTGGACCGATCCACGTCAGCCAATCTGCCTTAGCCAAAGCCAGACAGAAGGATGGAGCATCGGCTGGCGTTGGCATCCCAGCCAGTGCTTCGACCTGACGCGCATTCAACAGTGGCTGGAAGACCTGGCGTGGCGACGGGCGAAGCTGGTTATCCACAGCCCGGCTGGCTGGTTTTCAGCCAATAGCCTTCAAGGCGCTGCGGTAGAGTGGAACATCAGCGAATGGCGCAAGGATTCACGCCTGGAATTGATCTTCAGCGAGCCCCAGGATGAGGCTCGATTACAGGCGCAGTTGGCGGCATGCTTGCTCTAG